The Onychomys torridus chromosome 4, mOncTor1.1, whole genome shotgun sequence genome includes a window with the following:
- the Ubox5 gene encoding RING finger protein 37 isoform X1, translated as MVINLCLPQFRPRIHCNKVSADGYEVENLISEDLIKRSHGFRTEYFIRPPVYVTVSFPFNVEICRINIDLTAGGCQNVTGLELYTSALSSRASRDSHECWTTDMMELSVPDKEAFTLVGKVLLKNQNHVVFNHRGFKARPPFSPMEVTLLSPAVVAQELWNKGALSLSHVAHLKIGITHVTGSGVSCIKRLEVWGQPAKTCSQEVINSVLLIASESMPKDLGLHTPVLPMESDCDPGGQSEGQQAPCVLQEMSEMVNDVPEEFLDPITLEIMPCPMLLPSGKVIDQSTLEKCNLSEATWGRVPSDPFTGLAFTPQSQPLPHPSLKARIDRFLLQHSVSGCHLLGRTQTTSAMTPSIITLPSRKRKPEQAERSSDYSLGMDVSSSATSPLFSPTTSEPTAKKMKAPSEPALTDMDCSAGPVSHEQKLSQSLEIALTSTLGSMPCFTARLSRGQLQPLGTRGSGAARRPASSYEHPRSVCGPECASCKRAFSSYSTKEPVYQLPCGHLLCRPCLSVKQRSQPMMCTACQQPVTSQDVFRVHF; from the exons ATGGTAATAAATCTTTGCCTCCCACAGTTCAGACCAAGAATTCACTGCAATAAG GTGTCAGCTGATGGTTATGAAGTAGAAAATCTCATCTCTGAAGACCTCATAAAGAGAAGCCATGGCTTTAGGACAGAGTATTTCATTAGACCACCAGTCTATGTGacagtttcctttccctttaaTGTGGAAATCTGTAGGATTAACATAGATCTCACAGCTGGGGGATGTCAGAatgtcactggcctggaattaTACACATCTGCCTTATCTAGCAGAGCCTCTCGGGATTCACATGAGTGCTGGACTACAGACATGATGGAGCTATCTGTCCCAGACAAGGAGGCATTCACCTTGGTAGGCAAAGTCTTACTGAAAAACCAGAACCACGTGGTGTTCAACCACAGGGGCTTCAAGGCCAGGCCACCTTTTAGCCCAATGGAAGTCACACTCCTCTCTCCTGCTGTTGTAGCCCAGGAACTCTGGAATAAAGGGGCTCTTTCCCTTAGCCACGTGGCCCACCTCAAGATCGGAATCACCCATGTGACAGGCAGTGGCGTCTCTTGCATAAAGCGTTTAGAGGTGTGGGGTCAGCCAGCCAAGACCTGCTCTCAGGAGGTGATAAATAGTGTCTTGTTGATAGCATCAGAAAGCATGCCTAAGGACTTGGGTCTGCACACTCCAGTCTTGCCCATGGAGAGTGACTGTGACCCTGGGGGTCAATCTGAGGGCCAGCAGGCTCCCTGTGTCTTACAGGAGATGTCTGAGATGGTTAATGATGTGCCAGAGGAGTTCCTAGATCCTATCACCCTGGAGATCATGCCATGCCCCATGCTGCTTCCCTCAGGAAAGGTCATTGACCAGAGCACTCTGGAGAAGTGTAACCTCAGTGAAGCTACTTGGGGCCGAGTGCCCAGTGATCCTTTCACAGGATTAGCCTTTACCCCACAGTCCCAGCCCCTACCTCATCCTTCCCTGAAGGCCCGGATCGACCGTTTCCTCCTCCAGCATTCTGTTTCTGGCTGCCACCTGCTTGGGAGAACACAAACTACATCAGCAATGACCCCTTCTATCATTACCCTGCCCTCAAGGaaaaggaagccagagcaggctGAACGCAGCTCAGACTACAGCCTTGGCATGGATGTTTCTTCCTCTGCTACCAGCCCTCTGTTCTCACCCACTACCTCAGAGCCCACTGCCAAGAAGATGAAAGCCCCCAGTGAGCCCGCCCTGACAGATATGGACTGTTCAGCAG GTCCAGTGTCCCATGAGCAGAAGCTGTCGCAAAGTTTAGAAATTGCCTTGACTTCTACCCTTGGCTCCATGCCTTGCTTCACTGCCCGGCTCTCCAGGGGGCAGCTCCAGCCACTGGGCACAAGAGGGAGCGGTGCTGCCAGGAGACCGGCATCCAGCTACG AGCACCCCAGGAGTGTTTGTGGTCCAGAGTGTGCCTCCTGCAAAAGAGCATTTTCTTCCTACTCCACAAAAGAGCCTGTGTACCAGCTGCCCTGTGGCCACCTTCTGTGCCGACCCTGCTTGAGTGTGAAGCAGCGTTCCCAGCCCATGATGTGCACAGCCTGCCAGCAGCCAGTCACCAGCCAGGATGTGTTTCGGGTCCACTTTTAA
- the Ubox5 gene encoding RING finger protein 37 isoform X2 — protein sequence MMELSVPDKEAFTLVGKVLLKNQNHVVFNHRGFKARPPFSPMEVTLLSPAVVAQELWNKGALSLSHVAHLKIGITHVTGSGVSCIKRLEVWGQPAKTCSQEVINSVLLIASESMPKDLGLHTPVLPMESDCDPGGQSEGQQAPCVLQEMSEMVNDVPEEFLDPITLEIMPCPMLLPSGKVIDQSTLEKCNLSEATWGRVPSDPFTGLAFTPQSQPLPHPSLKARIDRFLLQHSVSGCHLLGRTQTTSAMTPSIITLPSRKRKPEQAERSSDYSLGMDVSSSATSPLFSPTTSEPTAKKMKAPSEPALTDMDCSAGPVSHEQKLSQSLEIALTSTLGSMPCFTARLSRGQLQPLGTRGSGAARRPASSYEHPRSVCGPECASCKRAFSSYSTKEPVYQLPCGHLLCRPCLSVKQRSQPMMCTACQQPVTSQDVFRVHF from the exons ATGATGGAGCTATCTGTCCCAGACAAGGAGGCATTCACCTTGGTAGGCAAAGTCTTACTGAAAAACCAGAACCACGTGGTGTTCAACCACAGGGGCTTCAAGGCCAGGCCACCTTTTAGCCCAATGGAAGTCACACTCCTCTCTCCTGCTGTTGTAGCCCAGGAACTCTGGAATAAAGGGGCTCTTTCCCTTAGCCACGTGGCCCACCTCAAGATCGGAATCACCCATGTGACAGGCAGTGGCGTCTCTTGCATAAAGCGTTTAGAGGTGTGGGGTCAGCCAGCCAAGACCTGCTCTCAGGAGGTGATAAATAGTGTCTTGTTGATAGCATCAGAAAGCATGCCTAAGGACTTGGGTCTGCACACTCCAGTCTTGCCCATGGAGAGTGACTGTGACCCTGGGGGTCAATCTGAGGGCCAGCAGGCTCCCTGTGTCTTACAGGAGATGTCTGAGATGGTTAATGATGTGCCAGAGGAGTTCCTAGATCCTATCACCCTGGAGATCATGCCATGCCCCATGCTGCTTCCCTCAGGAAAGGTCATTGACCAGAGCACTCTGGAGAAGTGTAACCTCAGTGAAGCTACTTGGGGCCGAGTGCCCAGTGATCCTTTCACAGGATTAGCCTTTACCCCACAGTCCCAGCCCCTACCTCATCCTTCCCTGAAGGCCCGGATCGACCGTTTCCTCCTCCAGCATTCTGTTTCTGGCTGCCACCTGCTTGGGAGAACACAAACTACATCAGCAATGACCCCTTCTATCATTACCCTGCCCTCAAGGaaaaggaagccagagcaggctGAACGCAGCTCAGACTACAGCCTTGGCATGGATGTTTCTTCCTCTGCTACCAGCCCTCTGTTCTCACCCACTACCTCAGAGCCCACTGCCAAGAAGATGAAAGCCCCCAGTGAGCCCGCCCTGACAGATATGGACTGTTCAGCAG GTCCAGTGTCCCATGAGCAGAAGCTGTCGCAAAGTTTAGAAATTGCCTTGACTTCTACCCTTGGCTCCATGCCTTGCTTCACTGCCCGGCTCTCCAGGGGGCAGCTCCAGCCACTGGGCACAAGAGGGAGCGGTGCTGCCAGGAGACCGGCATCCAGCTACG AGCACCCCAGGAGTGTTTGTGGTCCAGAGTGTGCCTCCTGCAAAAGAGCATTTTCTTCCTACTCCACAAAAGAGCCTGTGTACCAGCTGCCCTGTGGCCACCTTCTGTGCCGACCCTGCTTGAGTGTGAAGCAGCGTTCCCAGCCCATGATGTGCACAGCCTGCCAGCAGCCAGTCACCAGCCAGGATGTGTTTCGGGTCCACTTTTAA
- the Fastkd5 gene encoding FAST kinase domain-containing protein 5, mitochondrial has protein sequence MWKIESTWHQFWPHHFWPTTLVVCRRFTGSFCGTSPCPSLTKHHINKNLPSHTCEDCALPAKKISTDSRMAATLKLLKLLKYQASCNPSAYRAVQSMAYWNMENSTHYGGQNLPEHNSSCHPARKVKKIGNTTLSQRIFTTSSAHLGLEFNKASTLKASTLHPGSPSEKRVEEDVEVFDSFEGTRVFLKLRPEYQLHSYNRAETCQPLSVSEGELILHKVRVYQTKLQPRVITTYFCKLSSLPVEQHSVLLSSKSFALLCQLTVKNMQLFDTSDLISILKAFVDLRIPFSPSMLETYETRFCRQVWEMNLDQLLLVADLWRNLGRRVPRFLNFFFSYLHLHWKELSLSQLIHLIYIIGENRQVPQDLMQKVESLILKYIDLINLEEVGTICLGFFKSSSSLSEFVMRKIGDLACANMQHLSSHTLVHILKMFRFTHVDHVNFMRQFGEIAPQRIPSLGVQGVMHLTLSCSALRFLDERVMNAVAASLPPRVTHCRSKDVAKILWSFGTLNYKPPNAEEFYSSLINEIHRKMPEFNQYPEHLLTCLLGLAFSEYFPAEFINVALSPGFVRLAQERSKFELTKELYTLDGTVAIECPDYEGSRLTSHLQHEASVTLWNLASKDMRSKPEFLEALYLLETMLGGPQYIKHHMILPHTRSSDLEVQLDANMKPLPLNSEVTPMEDGARLPFKQAGVSLTDDLMNQLLKGKAKRYFQGEIEVETGQSPMKLGKKTAVPLMDSACNVTDRLGDVGTDGLYPLAHMQPPLVKLAIQLTNKNQYCYGTRDLLGLHNMKRRQLARIGYRVVELSYWEWLPLLKRTRLEKLAYLHEKVFTSAL, from the coding sequence TACTTGGCACCAATTCTGGCCCCATCATTTTTGGCCTACGACTCTTGTGGTATGCCGAAGATTTACAGGCAGTTTCTGTGGAACATCTCCCTGTCCATCTCTAACCAAGCACCATATAAACAAGAACTTGCCTAGCCACACGTGTGAGGACTGTGCTTTGCCTGCCAAAAAGATCAGTACAGACTCCAGAATGGCAGCCACTCTCAAGttgttaaaacttttaaaataccaAGCATCTTGTAATCCTTCTGCCTACCGTGCAGTCCAAAGCATGGCATATTGGAATATGGAAAACAGCACACATTATGGGGGACAGAACCTTCCTGAACACAATAGCTCCTGCCATCCTGCCAGAAAAGTTAAGAAGATTGGTAATACCACCTTGTCTCAGAGAATCTTCACAACCAGCAGTGCCCACCTGGGTTTGGAATTCAACAAAGCTTCTACCCTGAAGGCCAGCACGTTGCATCCAGGCTCACCTAGTGAGAAAAgagttgaagaggatgtggaggtTTTTGATTCCTTTGAAGGGACCCGAGTGTTCTTAAAGCTAAGGCCAGAGTACCAGCTTCACAGCTATAACAGAGCTGAGACTTGCCAACCCCTGTCTGTTTCAGAAGGTGAACTCATTTTGCACAAAGTCCGAGTTTATCAAACTAAACTCCAGCCCAGAGTCATTACTACTTATTTTTGTAAGCTGAGCTCTCTGCCAGTGGAACAGCATTCTGTTTTGCTGTCCAGTAAAAGCTTTGCTTTACTCTGCCAACTGACTGTGAAAAACATGCAGCTCTTTGATACCTCAGATCTGATCAGTATTTTGAAAGCCTTTGTTGATTTAAGAATCCCTTTCTCCCCTTCCATGCTAGAAACATATGAAACCAGATTTTGCCGTCAGGTGTGGGAGATGAATCTGGATCAGCTTCTCCTGGTTGCTGATCTTTGGCGGAACTTAGGTCGCAGAGTGCCtcgctttttaaattttttttttagttacctTCATTTACACTGGAAAGAGCTATCTTTGTCTCAGTTGATTCACTTAATTTATATTATAGGTGAAAATCGTCAGGTACCACAGGACCTAATGCAAAAAGTAGAATCACTGATCCTTAAGTATATTGATCTGATAAATTTAGAGGAGGTTGGTACAAtctgtttggggttttttaaATCAAGTAGTAGTCTCTCTGAATTTGTCATGCGGAAAATTGGAGACCTGGCTTGTGCTAACATGCAGCATCTCAGCAGCCACACCTTAGTtcatattcttaaaatgtttCGTTTCACTCATGTAGATCATGTAAATTTCATGAGGCAGTTTGGAGAAATTGCTCCTCAGCGAATTCCTTCCTTGGGGGTTCAGGGTGTTATGCACCTCACTCTCTCCTGCTCAGCCTTACGCTTCCTGGATGAAAGAGTGATGAATGCAGTAGCTGCCTCTTTGCCTCCAAGGGTAACACACTGTCGAAGTAAAGATGTTGCCAAAATTCTGTGGTCTTTTGGaactctgaactataagccacccaaCGCAGAAGAATTTTATTCCAGTCTGATAAATGAAATCCACAGGAAGATGCCTGAATTCAACCAGTACCCAGAGCACCTTCTGACCTGCCTGCTTGGCTTGGCATTTTCTGAATACTTTCCAGCTGAGTTTATCAATGTTGCTCTGAGTCCAGGGTTTGTCAGGTTAGCTCAAGAAAGAAGTAAGTTTGAACTCACTAAGGAACTGTATACTCTGGATGGTACAGTTGCCATTGAGTGTCCAGATTATGAGGGCAGTCGTCTTACTTCTCACCTTCAGCACGAGGCATCTGTAACACTGTGGAATTTAGCAAGCAAGGATATGAGATCAAAGCCTGAGTTCCTAGAAGCTCTCTATTTACTTGAGACCATGTTAGGTGGCCCCCAGTACATCAAGCACCATATGATTTTGCCTCACACCCGATCTTCTGACTTGGAGGTTCAGCTTGATGCTAACATGAAGCCATTACCGTTGAACAGCGAAGTGACACCAATGGAAGATGGAGCCCGATTACCATTTAAGCAGGCGGGAGTCAGCCTTACAGATGACTTGATGAATCAGTTGCTAAAGGGAAAAGCCAAGAGGTATTTCCAGGGAGAAATTGAGGTAGAGACTGGCCAGTCCCCTATGAAGTTAGGAAAGAAGACAGCTGTACCCTTGATGGACTCTGCTTGCAATGTGACAGATAGATTGGGAGATGTGGGGACAGATGGCCTGTATCCTCTAGCCCACATGCAGCCCCCACTAGTGAAGCTAGCTATCCAGTTGACAAACAAGAACCAATATTGCTATGGTACTAGGGATCTGCTTGGACTGCACAATATGAAGAGGAGGCAGCTGGCTCGAATTGGGTACCGTGTGGTAGAATTATCCTACTGGGAATGGCTTCCACTACTGAAACGGACTCGCTTAGAGAAGCTAGCATACCTCCATGAGAAAGTGTTCACCTCTGCTCTCTGA